The following are encoded together in the Ictalurus punctatus breed USDA103 chromosome 1, Coco_2.0, whole genome shotgun sequence genome:
- the LOC108263728 gene encoding uncharacterized protein LOC108263728 isoform X3: MTVITKPTCEQRAPSLDSEDDFEEVPKFPGPLMSSDLQKEDLIRFIRWKAQECSAELYKRDHAEAYFLWKIMELIFCRNGKEMMCEVAAVIFKAYSRLRNNFPRFGCPDGERWKEWCLPLADLLCSSAPDDEIREALIKMGDDLASRRWTYAAHICYVVAKVELGSCSHFELIGCDRVPFGLSVLPETFVITETYEYLLSLSSGLSQPSFQIFKLSHVSRVVYFELSLLSAAPKYCETIARAAFTFPDRIKRSFIERLILLSCNVLKDQAEEPEWLLELRRLHRTKLANANGDPVQHMASTSHDMDSEIQDSECSPRTDEIPALQSPDLEQHAVPRAVLYSRYTLGKVLGMGGYGSVFEGHRIEDGKEVAVKFVDKDDDDDIITIPGETQELPVEVALMKMVSRPPRCSNVLELLEWFEIDNQYVMVLEWPSPCMDLYDFTDLHGGRLSEAQARDVMLQVIRAARHCCDRGVLHCDIKLENLLINTDTLDVKLIDFGCGRLLKDSPYYSFALRHLNLLSVR; the protein is encoded by the exons ATGACTGTTATTACAAAGCCTACCTGCGAACAACGTGCACCaa GTCTGGACAGTGAAGATGACTTTGAAGAGGTCCCTAAGTTTCCTGGTCCTCTTATGAG CAGTGACCTGCAGAAGGAGGACCTGATTCGGTTTATCCGGTGGAAAGCACAGGAGTGTTCTGCAGAGCTTTATAAACGTGACCACGCGGAGGCCTATTTCTTATGGAAGATAATGGAATTGATCTTCTGTCGAAACGGA AAAGAGATGATGTGTGAAGTTGCTGCAGTGATCTTCAAGGCCTACAGCAGGCTCAGGAATAACTTTCCACGA TTTGGGTGCCCAGATGGTGAGAGATGGAAGGAATGGTGTCTTCCTCTGGCAGACCTTTTGTGCTCCTCTGCACCAGATGATGAGATCAGAGAGGCTCTGATTAAGATGGGAGATGATCTTG CCTCCAGAAGATGGACCTACGCAGCACATATCTGCTACGTTGTGGCAAAAGTGGAGCTGGGATCATGTAGTCACTTTGAACTGATCGGTTGTGACAG AGTGCCATTTGGGTTGTCAGTCCTTCCTGAAACCTTTGTGATAACGGAGACGTACGAATACTTGCTGTCGCTGAGCTCAGGGCTGTCCCAGCCAAGCTTCCAG ATCTTTAAGTTGAGCCATGTCAGCAGGGTGGTCTATTTTGAGCTGAGTCTCTTAAGTGCCGCCCCTAAATACTGTGAGACCATCGCTAGGGCAGCCTTCACTTTCCCCGACAGAATCAAAAGGAGCTTCATTGAACGGCTTATTTTG CTATCTTGCAATGTGCTAAAAGACCAGGCAGAAGAACCTGAGTGGCTGCTAGAGCTCCGGCGGCTGCACAGAACTAAATTAGCAAATGCTAATGGCGACCCAGTGCAGCACATGGCATCTACCAGCCATGACATGGATTCTGAGATTCAGGACTCAGAATGTTCCCCGAGGACAGACGAGATCCCCGCTCTCCAGTCCCCTGATCTGGAGCAGCACGCTGTCCCACGGG CTGTGCTTTATTCGCGGTACACCTTGGGAAAGGTGCTGGGGATGGGAGGCTACGGATCTGTCTTCGAAGGACACCGGATTGAAGATGGGAAAGAG GTTGCTGTTAAATTTGTAGACAaggacgacgacgacgacatcATAACAATT CCTGGAGAGACGCAGGAGCTGCCTGTAGAGGTGGCACTGATGAAGATGGTGTCCAGGCCACCTCGCTGTAGCAATGTGCTGGAGCTGCTGGAGTGGTTTGAAATAGACAATCAGTACGTCATGGTCCTGGAATGGCCCAGCCCCTGTATGGACCTGTATGATTTCACTGATCTTCATGGCGGCCGCCTGTCTGAAGCACAGGCTCGAGACGTCATGCTGCAGGTGATTCGGGCGGCTCGTCACTGCTGTGACCGTGGAGTGTTACACTGTGACATCAAGTTAGAGAACCTCCTCATCAACACCGATACCTTGGACGTCAAACTGATCGATTTTGGCTGTGGGAGACTGCTGAAGGACAGCCCCTACTACTCATTT GCACTAAGGCATTTGAACCTCCTGAGTGTCAGATGA
- the LOC108263728 gene encoding PAS domain-containing serine/threonine-protein kinase isoform X2, protein MTVITKPTCEQRAPSLDSEDDFEEVPKFPGPLMSDLQKEDLIRFIRWKAQECSAELYKRDHAEAYFLWKIMELIFCRNGKEMMCEVAAVIFKAYSRLRNNFPRFGCPDGERWKEWCLPLADLLCSSAPDDEIREALIKMGDDLASRRWTYAAHICYVVAKVELGSCSHFELIGCDRVPFGLSVLPETFVITETYEYLLSLSSGLSQPSFQIFKLSHVSRVVYFELSLLSAAPKYCETIARAAFTFPDRIKRSFIERLILLSCNVLKDQAEEPEWLLELRRLHRTKLANANGDPVQHMASTSHDMDSEIQDSECSPRTDEIPALQSPDLEQHAVPRAVLYSRYTLGKVLGMGGYGSVFEGHRIEDGKEVAVKFVDKDDDDDIITIPGETQELPVEVALMKMVSRPPRCSNVLELLEWFEIDNQYVMVLEWPSPCMDLYDFTDLHGGRLSEAQARDVMLQVIRAARHCCDRGVLHCDIKLENLLINTDTLDVKLIDFGCGRLLKDSPYYSFVGTKAFEPPECQMNLKYVGIPVTIWGLGILLFCLICGSYPFESGEDFQHVHLELRPDMSRECFELIMWCLEINPETRPTFADLVRHEWFTEAVQAV, encoded by the exons ATGACTGTTATTACAAAGCCTACCTGCGAACAACGTGCACCaa GTCTGGACAGTGAAGATGACTTTGAAGAGGTCCCTAAGTTTCCTGGTCCTCTTATGAG TGACCTGCAGAAGGAGGACCTGATTCGGTTTATCCGGTGGAAAGCACAGGAGTGTTCTGCAGAGCTTTATAAACGTGACCACGCGGAGGCCTATTTCTTATGGAAGATAATGGAATTGATCTTCTGTCGAAACGGA AAAGAGATGATGTGTGAAGTTGCTGCAGTGATCTTCAAGGCCTACAGCAGGCTCAGGAATAACTTTCCACGA TTTGGGTGCCCAGATGGTGAGAGATGGAAGGAATGGTGTCTTCCTCTGGCAGACCTTTTGTGCTCCTCTGCACCAGATGATGAGATCAGAGAGGCTCTGATTAAGATGGGAGATGATCTTG CCTCCAGAAGATGGACCTACGCAGCACATATCTGCTACGTTGTGGCAAAAGTGGAGCTGGGATCATGTAGTCACTTTGAACTGATCGGTTGTGACAG AGTGCCATTTGGGTTGTCAGTCCTTCCTGAAACCTTTGTGATAACGGAGACGTACGAATACTTGCTGTCGCTGAGCTCAGGGCTGTCCCAGCCAAGCTTCCAG ATCTTTAAGTTGAGCCATGTCAGCAGGGTGGTCTATTTTGAGCTGAGTCTCTTAAGTGCCGCCCCTAAATACTGTGAGACCATCGCTAGGGCAGCCTTCACTTTCCCCGACAGAATCAAAAGGAGCTTCATTGAACGGCTTATTTTG CTATCTTGCAATGTGCTAAAAGACCAGGCAGAAGAACCTGAGTGGCTGCTAGAGCTCCGGCGGCTGCACAGAACTAAATTAGCAAATGCTAATGGCGACCCAGTGCAGCACATGGCATCTACCAGCCATGACATGGATTCTGAGATTCAGGACTCAGAATGTTCCCCGAGGACAGACGAGATCCCCGCTCTCCAGTCCCCTGATCTGGAGCAGCACGCTGTCCCACGGG CTGTGCTTTATTCGCGGTACACCTTGGGAAAGGTGCTGGGGATGGGAGGCTACGGATCTGTCTTCGAAGGACACCGGATTGAAGATGGGAAAGAG GTTGCTGTTAAATTTGTAGACAaggacgacgacgacgacatcATAACAATT CCTGGAGAGACGCAGGAGCTGCCTGTAGAGGTGGCACTGATGAAGATGGTGTCCAGGCCACCTCGCTGTAGCAATGTGCTGGAGCTGCTGGAGTGGTTTGAAATAGACAATCAGTACGTCATGGTCCTGGAATGGCCCAGCCCCTGTATGGACCTGTATGATTTCACTGATCTTCATGGCGGCCGCCTGTCTGAAGCACAGGCTCGAGACGTCATGCTGCAGGTGATTCGGGCGGCTCGTCACTGCTGTGACCGTGGAGTGTTACACTGTGACATCAAGTTAGAGAACCTCCTCATCAACACCGATACCTTGGACGTCAAACTGATCGATTTTGGCTGTGGGAGACTGCTGAAGGACAGCCCCTACTACTCATTTGTAG GCACTAAGGCATTTGAACCTCCTGAGTGTCAGATGAATTTAAAGTACGTGGGCATTCCTGTTACCATCTGGGGTCTGGGCATACTCCTGTTCTGCTTGATCTGTGGAAGCTACCCCTTTGAATCAGGTGAAGACTTTCAGCATGTACACCTGGAATTACGTCCTGACATGTCTCGAG AGTGCTTTGAGCTGATAATGTGGTGCCTGGAGATCAACCCTGAAACGCGGCCGACTTTCGCCGACTTGGTCAGGCACGAGTGGTTCACGGAGGCGGTTCAGGCGGTGTGA
- the LOC108263728 gene encoding PAS domain-containing serine/threonine-protein kinase isoform X1: MTVITKPTCEQRAPSLDSEDDFEEVPKFPGPLMSSDLQKEDLIRFIRWKAQECSAELYKRDHAEAYFLWKIMELIFCRNGKEMMCEVAAVIFKAYSRLRNNFPRFGCPDGERWKEWCLPLADLLCSSAPDDEIREALIKMGDDLASRRWTYAAHICYVVAKVELGSCSHFELIGCDRVPFGLSVLPETFVITETYEYLLSLSSGLSQPSFQIFKLSHVSRVVYFELSLLSAAPKYCETIARAAFTFPDRIKRSFIERLILLSCNVLKDQAEEPEWLLELRRLHRTKLANANGDPVQHMASTSHDMDSEIQDSECSPRTDEIPALQSPDLEQHAVPRAVLYSRYTLGKVLGMGGYGSVFEGHRIEDGKEVAVKFVDKDDDDDIITIPGETQELPVEVALMKMVSRPPRCSNVLELLEWFEIDNQYVMVLEWPSPCMDLYDFTDLHGGRLSEAQARDVMLQVIRAARHCCDRGVLHCDIKLENLLINTDTLDVKLIDFGCGRLLKDSPYYSFVGTKAFEPPECQMNLKYVGIPVTIWGLGILLFCLICGSYPFESGEDFQHVHLELRPDMSRECFELIMWCLEINPETRPTFADLVRHEWFTEAVQAV; this comes from the exons ATGACTGTTATTACAAAGCCTACCTGCGAACAACGTGCACCaa GTCTGGACAGTGAAGATGACTTTGAAGAGGTCCCTAAGTTTCCTGGTCCTCTTATGAG CAGTGACCTGCAGAAGGAGGACCTGATTCGGTTTATCCGGTGGAAAGCACAGGAGTGTTCTGCAGAGCTTTATAAACGTGACCACGCGGAGGCCTATTTCTTATGGAAGATAATGGAATTGATCTTCTGTCGAAACGGA AAAGAGATGATGTGTGAAGTTGCTGCAGTGATCTTCAAGGCCTACAGCAGGCTCAGGAATAACTTTCCACGA TTTGGGTGCCCAGATGGTGAGAGATGGAAGGAATGGTGTCTTCCTCTGGCAGACCTTTTGTGCTCCTCTGCACCAGATGATGAGATCAGAGAGGCTCTGATTAAGATGGGAGATGATCTTG CCTCCAGAAGATGGACCTACGCAGCACATATCTGCTACGTTGTGGCAAAAGTGGAGCTGGGATCATGTAGTCACTTTGAACTGATCGGTTGTGACAG AGTGCCATTTGGGTTGTCAGTCCTTCCTGAAACCTTTGTGATAACGGAGACGTACGAATACTTGCTGTCGCTGAGCTCAGGGCTGTCCCAGCCAAGCTTCCAG ATCTTTAAGTTGAGCCATGTCAGCAGGGTGGTCTATTTTGAGCTGAGTCTCTTAAGTGCCGCCCCTAAATACTGTGAGACCATCGCTAGGGCAGCCTTCACTTTCCCCGACAGAATCAAAAGGAGCTTCATTGAACGGCTTATTTTG CTATCTTGCAATGTGCTAAAAGACCAGGCAGAAGAACCTGAGTGGCTGCTAGAGCTCCGGCGGCTGCACAGAACTAAATTAGCAAATGCTAATGGCGACCCAGTGCAGCACATGGCATCTACCAGCCATGACATGGATTCTGAGATTCAGGACTCAGAATGTTCCCCGAGGACAGACGAGATCCCCGCTCTCCAGTCCCCTGATCTGGAGCAGCACGCTGTCCCACGGG CTGTGCTTTATTCGCGGTACACCTTGGGAAAGGTGCTGGGGATGGGAGGCTACGGATCTGTCTTCGAAGGACACCGGATTGAAGATGGGAAAGAG GTTGCTGTTAAATTTGTAGACAaggacgacgacgacgacatcATAACAATT CCTGGAGAGACGCAGGAGCTGCCTGTAGAGGTGGCACTGATGAAGATGGTGTCCAGGCCACCTCGCTGTAGCAATGTGCTGGAGCTGCTGGAGTGGTTTGAAATAGACAATCAGTACGTCATGGTCCTGGAATGGCCCAGCCCCTGTATGGACCTGTATGATTTCACTGATCTTCATGGCGGCCGCCTGTCTGAAGCACAGGCTCGAGACGTCATGCTGCAGGTGATTCGGGCGGCTCGTCACTGCTGTGACCGTGGAGTGTTACACTGTGACATCAAGTTAGAGAACCTCCTCATCAACACCGATACCTTGGACGTCAAACTGATCGATTTTGGCTGTGGGAGACTGCTGAAGGACAGCCCCTACTACTCATTTGTAG GCACTAAGGCATTTGAACCTCCTGAGTGTCAGATGAATTTAAAGTACGTGGGCATTCCTGTTACCATCTGGGGTCTGGGCATACTCCTGTTCTGCTTGATCTGTGGAAGCTACCCCTTTGAATCAGGTGAAGACTTTCAGCATGTACACCTGGAATTACGTCCTGACATGTCTCGAG AGTGCTTTGAGCTGATAATGTGGTGCCTGGAGATCAACCCTGAAACGCGGCCGACTTTCGCCGACTTGGTCAGGCACGAGTGGTTCACGGAGGCGGTTCAGGCGGTGTGA